CCGCGTGTGCACGAAGGCCGGGACGAGCCCGGCCACGTCGCCACCGAAGGCCGCGACCTCCTTCACCAGCGACGACGCCAGGAAGGAGTACTCCGGGCTGGTCGGCACGAACACCGTCTCGATCGGCGCCAGGCTGGAGTTCATCTGGGCCATCTGCAGCTCGTAGTCGAAGTCACTGACCGCGCGCAGCCCCTTCACGATCGCGACGATCTCGTGCTCCCGGCAGAAGTCGGTCAGCAGGCCGCTGAAGCCGTCGACGCGCACGTTGGGGATGTCCTGGCAGGCCGTCGTTAGCATCTCGATGCGCTCGGTGGCGCTGAAGAGGCGGTTCTTGGAGGCGTTGACGCCGACCGCGACGACGACTTCGTCGAACAGGGAGGCCGCGCGCTCGACGATGTCGAGGTGACCGTTGGTGACCGGGTCGAACGAACCGGGACACACGACGCGTCGCACACCTGCGGGCACGGCTACTCCTCGGGGTTGGGGGCGGCGCGACCGTACCAAAGCATCGTCTCGCCGTACTTCTTCTCCCGCTCCCCGACCAGACCCTCCGGCCAGGTGATCGGCTCGCCCCGCGAGGACCGCTCGACCACGACTATCGCCCCCGGCACCAGCCACTGCTGGGCGACCATCGCCACGAGGTCGGCGTCGACCCGGCTGGCCTCGAGTGGGTACGGCGGGTCGAGGAACGCCACGTCGTACGGCGCGGTGGGCACCTTGGCCAGTGCGGTCGTCACCGACGAGGCCAGCACGTGGGCGCGCGCGAAGTCGAGCTCGCGGGCGTTGTCGGAGATCAGCGCCGCGGTGCGACGGTCCTGCTCGACGAGCGTCACGACGCCGGCCCCGCGGGACCACGCCTCGAGGCCGACGGCCCCGGATCCGGCGTACAGGTCCAAGAAGCGCAGCCCCGACAAGGAGCCACACCACGACTCGATAGCCGAGAACAAGGCCTCCCGCACCCGGTCGCTCGTCGGCCTGGTCGCCACTCCCCTGGGTGTGTGCAGGCGTCGTCCGCCGGCGGTTCCCCCGATGATCCGCGTCATGCCGCTATGACTTCTCCATGAACTCAGACTCGCGTGTCTGCTCCATCTCGTCTACCGCGCGGGCAAGACCGGGTGCCAAGGAGAGCTCGGGACTCTCCGATAGGAGCTCCTCGGCTGCCTCTTTCGCCCGGACGATCGTCTTCTCGTCGCGGAGCACTCGCAGGCTCACGAGACTCGACCGGAAGCCGCTCTGGTTGCGGCCGAGCACGTCACCTTCACGACGCTGCTCG
This is a stretch of genomic DNA from Nocardioides sp. InS609-2. It encodes these proteins:
- the coaD gene encoding pantetheine-phosphate adenylyltransferase gives rise to the protein MRRVVCPGSFDPVTNGHLDIVERAASLFDEVVVAVGVNASKNRLFSATERIEMLTTACQDIPNVRVDGFSGLLTDFCREHEIVAIVKGLRAVSDFDYELQMAQMNSSLAPIETVFVPTSPEYSFLASSLVKEVAAFGGDVAGLVPAFVHTRLTERLAERAREQSDE
- the rsmD gene encoding 16S rRNA (guanine(966)-N(2))-methyltransferase RsmD, yielding MTRIIGGTAGGRRLHTPRGVATRPTSDRVREALFSAIESWCGSLSGLRFLDLYAGSGAVGLEAWSRGAGVVTLVEQDRRTAALISDNARELDFARAHVLASSVTTALAKVPTAPYDVAFLDPPYPLEASRVDADLVAMVAQQWLVPGAIVVVERSSRGEPITWPEGLVGEREKKYGETMLWYGRAAPNPEE